The sequence below is a genomic window from Candidatus Alcyoniella australis.
TTGGGACAGCGGTATTGCCCCTCGCCGCCGAAGGTCAGTCCGGCGTTGATCTGCTCGCCGCAATTGGGGCATTTTACTATCTCTTGGCCCATGCCCTACTCCCAGCTTGGAATCGTCGCTCTCGGCTCTTAGAAACTGGCGGCCATTATCCCGCCGACCAGCAGAGACGTTCCTACGCAGCAGAACACGAGGAGCAATCCAATCGGCGTGAGCACCGCGCCCACGGCCTTACCGTAGGTGGTCTGGTGCACCTGCTTCAGCCCGATAATGTACAGCACGCCCATCCAGATTACCGCGATGAACCCGCCGACGAACGGCACTACCTGTACGATGTTGAGTCCGCCTGCGTAACAGTAGACGCGCATCGTGGCCCAGAAGTCTTGGCTGCGGCCGCGGAAGATGATCATGAACAGGTGCAGCACCGCGCTGGTGATAAAGGCGTTCATCAGCACGCTCAACGGACCGATGATCGGCGTGCCGATCAGCATCACCAGAAAGTAGTTGCGCATGAAGTGCGGGTCTTGGAACATGCCGAACACGCCCATATCGGGCATTCCCGGAGGCGTGGCGCCGCCCATGCCCACCGAGCCCATCAGCATGTTCTGCGCGAACGCCCACAATACGCCGAAGAAGTAGCCGATCGTGCCCAGGATTACGACGTAGAGCAACGCGCTGCCCATCGGCCGATTCGGGTCGAGGCTGCGGAAGAATCCCACCGGGTCGACGATCGTCTGCTTCAGGGTCTGGAACATCCCGCTTACAAATCCCAGCTCGTCGCGACGCTCGAACGGCGTGGCCTGGGGAGCGCTGGGCGTGAACCGAATGTCGTAGGCCGACGATCTTGGCGGCTGGGGCTGCTGGGACTGCACCTCGCCGGTGTATTGAAATTCGTGGCCGCAGGCCGGACAGCGGTAGCGGCCCGGCGCGCCGACGTTGAGCTGGGCGGTACAGCTCGGGCACTTGACTATCTGCTCGCTCATCTGATCGACCTCTCCGGTATTCGAGAATAATCAGGATTTTTAAGTATAGAACAAATCAGCGCCTCTCAGAACACGCAGATCAGGCAACAGGTCAACATCGTGGGCAGCATCCAGGCCAGCAGCGCCTGGAAGAGGCTGATGTGCTGCACCTGCCTCAGCCCGATGATCTGCAGCGTCGAGATCCAGACGAAACCCAGCGGCGGTCCGACCAACGGCAGCATCATCGCTATCCCCACGCCCGCGGAGTAGCAGCAAACGCGCAACGTGGCGTTGAACCCGTGATTGCGCGGGTTGAACGCATTGACGAACACATGCATCAGCAGCGCGCTGAGCAGCAGCCAGACGACGATCCCCAACGGCACCAACAGCGGCGAGATCGCCAGATTGATCAGGTTCGAGCGGTAGATAAACTCCGGCGTCATGTACGGCGCCAGGGACTGTCCAAAGTCGCCCAGGCTGTCGAGCATGCCGGTAATTTGGTCGAGTTGCTCGCCCTTAATCGGCATCAACATGTACTGCAGAAAGGTGAACACGCGCGCCAGCAGTTTGCCCACGCCGGCGAGCACTATAGCGTAGACCAGTGCCGGGCCGTAACCCGGACGCGGATCGAGCGTAGCGAAAAAGCGCAGCGGATCTTTGATCGTGGCCCACAACGTGAGCAGCGCGCCGCGCACCAGTCCGTAGCGCTCGCGTTGCTCAAGGGGCGCGGGCTGGTACTCGAAACTCTGTGGAGTAATCGGCTCGGGCATCCGGGGCGGCAGATCGACAGTTGGGGTCGGTTGCCTGGTCTCGGGCTGGGCGGCCTGCGTTGCGTCTGGCTCGTAGCTCGCCGCGGGCGCGTCTGGATCGGGTCCGCGATAGACGTGCCCGCCGTGGGTCAGCACCTGCGGTTGTTCTTGGGCAGTCGCGGTCGGTTGCAACGGATGGCGGAACTCGTGGCTGCACGCCGGGCAGCGGTAGCGGCCGGGTCCGCCGACCTCGAGCAGCGCATTGCACTGTGGACAGTTAATGGTCTGATGATCCATCCGCACCCCTTACTTAACTAGTTTCCTCTGCCGCCGCATTGCGATCTCGCCCAGGGTCAGGCCGGGGCTGGACTCGACATAGGCCGGCACGTCCGAGTAACGGTCGAGTACAATGCCCAATCCGTAACGCGCCTGACCGGGGCTGTCCAGCAGATCCAGGGTCAGACGGGCGTGCTCGAGCCAGGCATGGCCCGCGCACTGCTCGCTACAGCGTGCGTCGCGCGCCAACCTCTCAAGGCGCATCATCACCTGCTGCGGCATATAGCCCAGCCGCGCCAAACCCGCAAGGCGCTCCACAGCCTCGACGTCGGCCGGGACCACGCGGTCTTGGGCGAAAATCGGCACGGCCCCGCTCTGAAGCGCCGTACGGACGTAGAGGTCCTGAGCCTGACCAAAGCGCGATCGATTGTTGTCGACCACCGCCCGCACGCTCAACGCCCGACCCTCAAGCAGCAGCGAGCGCGCCGCGTCCGCCGGGTTGTCGCAGGCCTGCTTAATGCGGCCAAGCACCATGTACAGCCGCGGCGGCTCCACGGCCCGCTGCTCGAGCAGACGCTCGAGGCGGTCGAGCAACGCCTGGGAGGCGGGCAGCACCCGGCCGTCGGCCAGGCGCGGCTCGCGACCGTGTTTCTCCAGGACGTCGAGCAGTCCGTCCACGGCCTGAGCGCCTTTGCCCTTGCGCATCAAGATCGGCGCGCGCACCAACGCGCGCTCGACCTGAACCGGCCCGTACCACGGACTCGGCGCGTAGGGCGATCCGACCACGCCGTCGGCCAGACGTAGCGCTGGGTCGTCAAGCACCTGCAGCGCAGCGTTGTCGTCCTGGATCAGACGCGCCCACTGGAGCTGTGCGGCGTGCTTGAGATCGATCGGCCCGCCGCCCTCCCAGAAGTTATCGAGCTTGGTGCCGTTGGGATAGAACTGCATGATCTGGAGGCAGGCCCGCCTGGCCGCCAAAAGGTTGCCGCGTCCAGCCTCGATCCGCGCCACGGCGAACAGCGCGGCCTTGCCCTCCTCGGACAGCGGGTAGGCGCCGAAGGTCACGTTGTACTCGTTCAGCAGGTGGTCCCACGGCGGCGGCTGGATGGCCCAAAGCCTTTCGAGGCGCTGATTGATCAGGAACATCCCGTAATTGACCTCGGCCGGAGAAGGCCGGCGCAACGCAGCGGCCGTAGCGCTGAGCAACGGCGCGCCGAGCACGGCCAGCCCGAGCACGATTGCGATCGTCGTGCGTCTGAATCTCAAACCGACCTCAGGCTAGCCTGCATTATTCATGATGGTTTGTAACGAGGCGTGCAAAATGCCTCAAAAATTAAAAAGCCAGATCAGGGCAGCCGTCGTCGTCGTTGTAGCCGTTAACGGTCTCGGGAATCGTCGGGCACAGGTCAATGGCGTCGGGGATGCCGTCGAGGTCGAGGTCCTTAACGCCGGCCGGTCCCGGACCGTCGAGGTAATAGCTCACGCGGTCAAGATTGCGTTGGATCAGCACCAGGTGATCGCGCGCCGCCTCGTAATCGCGCTCGTCGGCCTCCTCGCGCGCCGCCTCAAGGTGCACGATCGCGCGCGCCATCTCTTGCGGCGAGCGTTCGATTGCCCCGCGTTGCCTCAGGCCCTCGATGGCTTGCTGATACGAATCGACCTGCGAGTCGACATCGGCCTTGACCGCGCAGCCCAGGCAGAACAGGCAGGCCAGCAGCGCCAACGCCGTTGCCGCGCGGCTCATTGCTGTTCCTCGCCGCGGTTGAGGGTCTGCACCTGTTGGGCGATCGACAGCGCCTTGCTGCTGCTGTCCATGCTCAGCTTGGCAAAATGCAGGGCCGCGGAGAAGTCCGACTCGTCGAGCTGCTGCTGCGCCTCGAACAGGTACTCCTGGGCCAGAGTGAACTCGAAGGGCGCCAGGTAATCGGCATGGGCCTCGCCGGCCTGAACCACCATTTTGCCCGCCTGGGTCACGTTCTTGCCCGCAGTGCAGCCCGAGACCAGCAGCACGGCGACCAGGGTGCACAGTGTAAAAATCTTTGCATAGCGCATCTGTGAATACCCTTTTTAGTAGATCGTAAAAGTATAGCACGAACGCATCACTGGTTTCACCGTCGGTTTTATCCAACGGCCAAGGCTGGTATTTTAAAATCCGCCGAAATTCAGTCAA
It includes:
- a CDS encoding YIP1 family protein; translated protein: MSEQIVKCPSCTAQLNVGAPGRYRCPACGHEFQYTGEVQSQQPQPPRSSAYDIRFTPSAPQATPFERRDELGFVSGMFQTLKQTIVDPVGFFRSLDPNRPMGSALLYVVILGTIGYFFGVLWAFAQNMLMGSVGMGGATPPGMPDMGVFGMFQDPHFMRNYFLVMLIGTPIIGPLSVLMNAFITSAVLHLFMIIFRGRSQDFWATMRVYCYAGGLNIVQVVPFVGGFIAVIWMGVLYIIGLKQVHQTTYGKAVGAVLTPIGLLLVFCCVGTSLLVGGIMAASF
- a CDS encoding YIP1 family protein, which gives rise to MDHQTINCPQCNALLEVGGPGRYRCPACSHEFRHPLQPTATAQEQPQVLTHGGHVYRGPDPDAPAASYEPDATQAAQPETRQPTPTVDLPPRMPEPITPQSFEYQPAPLEQRERYGLVRGALLTLWATIKDPLRFFATLDPRPGYGPALVYAIVLAGVGKLLARVFTFLQYMLMPIKGEQLDQITGMLDSLGDFGQSLAPYMTPEFIYRSNLINLAISPLLVPLGIVVWLLLSALLMHVFVNAFNPRNHGFNATLRVCCYSAGVGIAMMLPLVGPPLGFVWISTLQIIGLRQVQHISLFQALLAWMLPTMLTCCLICVF
- a CDS encoding DUF4398 domain-containing protein, whose protein sequence is MRYAKIFTLCTLVAVLLVSGCTAGKNVTQAGKMVVQAGEAHADYLAPFEFTLAQEYLFEAQQQLDESDFSAALHFAKLSMDSSSKALSIAQQVQTLNRGEEQQ